The following are encoded in a window of Thermoanaerobacter ethanolicus JW 200 genomic DNA:
- a CDS encoding SpoIIIAH-like family protein → MVYMRKKLIAIISLVLLIAIAFVLNYGYTNKKEEAAKNEYSQNSQVIQTSTSSAKETSTEKDKLFTGIFTTYREEREINRSRSIDALKEIVENKNTSEATRDEAQRQIIKLTEITNQEMIIENLIKAKGFQDAVVMIDNGIVNVIVQADKLSEEEVAQIVEIVSRQTGVSLDNIKIMTRLE, encoded by the coding sequence GGTCTATATGAGAAAAAAGCTTATAGCGATTATATCCCTTGTCTTGCTAATTGCTATTGCTTTTGTTTTAAACTATGGGTATACCAATAAAAAAGAAGAAGCTGCTAAAAATGAGTACAGTCAGAATTCGCAAGTTATTCAAACAAGTACTTCTTCTGCAAAAGAAACTAGTACAGAAAAAGATAAACTTTTCACTGGAATATTTACTACTTATAGAGAAGAAAGAGAAATAAATAGGAGTAGAAGTATTGATGCTTTAAAAGAAATAGTAGAAAATAAAAATACCAGTGAAGCGACAAGAGACGAAGCTCAAAGGCAAATAATAAAACTTACAGAAATAACAAATCAAGAGATGATAATAGAAAATTTGATAAAAGCTAAGGGGTTTCAAGATGCAGTTGTGATGATAGATAATGGCATAGTAAATGTAATTGTACAGGCAGATAAACTGTCAGAAGAGGAAGTGGCACAAATTGTAGAAATTGTCTCAAGGCAGACAGGAGTCTCATTAGATAATATAAAAATTATGACGAGACTGGAATAA
- a CDS encoding Asp23/Gls24 family envelope stress response protein, with amino-acid sequence MEENVNANENQELGTIKISEEVVSVIAGLAATEVPGVAGMSGGVVNGLSEMLGRKNLGKGVKVEVGEKEVSIDLYLIVDYGVRIPEVAWNVQENVKNAVENMTGLKVVEVNIHVQGVNMDKENKKQQQVKEEEN; translated from the coding sequence ATGGAAGAAAATGTAAATGCAAATGAAAATCAAGAGTTAGGAACTATTAAAATCTCTGAAGAAGTAGTTAGTGTAATTGCAGGCTTGGCGGCAACGGAAGTACCTGGAGTGGCTGGAATGAGCGGGGGAGTCGTAAACGGACTTTCTGAAATGTTAGGAAGAAAGAATCTAGGCAAAGGTGTAAAAGTAGAGGTGGGAGAAAAAGAAGTATCAATAGATTTGTACTTAATTGTAGATTATGGTGTTAGAATTCCTGAAGTAGCTTGGAATGTACAAGAAAATGTTAAAAATGCTGTGGAAAATATGACAGGATTAAAAGTTGTTGAAGTCAATATTCACGTTCAAGGGGTAAATATGGATAAGGAAAATAAAAAACAACAGCAAGTTAAAGAGGAGGAAAATTAA
- the nusB gene encoding transcription antitermination factor NusB: MNRTEAREWIVKMLYQYDVSRLPISKIFENFYKENDPGEQKEYIENTVIGAIEHLEEIDKEIERYSQNWALNRMPKIDLAILRCSIYEMQYGNIPVNISINEAVEIAKKYSTEDSHVFINGLLGAFVRDKGLEEGKSNDN, encoded by the coding sequence ATGAACAGAACAGAAGCCAGGGAATGGATTGTAAAAATGCTTTATCAATACGACGTTTCAAGGCTACCTATAAGCAAAATATTTGAGAATTTTTATAAGGAAAACGACCCAGGCGAGCAAAAAGAGTACATAGAAAATACCGTAATAGGGGCTATTGAACATTTAGAGGAAATTGATAAGGAAATAGAAAGATACTCTCAAAATTGGGCTCTTAACCGCATGCCAAAAATAGATTTGGCTATTTTAAGGTGCAGCATTTATGAGATGCAATACGGGAATATTCCTGTAAATATTTCTATAAACGAAGCAGTAGAAATAGCTAAAAAATACAGTACAGAAGATTCTCATGTGTTTATAAACGGTTTGTTGGGAGCGTTTGTAAGGGATAAAGGATTGGAGGAAGGTAAATCAAATGATAATTGA
- a CDS encoding bifunctional 5,10-methylenetetrahydrofolate dehydrogenase/5,10-methenyltetrahydrofolate cyclohydrolase, whose product MIIDGKEISKKIREEVKREIREFGYKPRLAILMAGNDESSKVYANSKVKACENVGIEAEIYYFSESEESKFFDTLKFLNEDKNTHGIMIEMPLPKNFNAELVYDTLNPYKDVDCISNYNMGRLFAGKPLFVPCTPKAILHILESIDTQFEGKHAVVIGRSNILGKPVAKLLLDKNCTVTVCHSKTKDLAYYTKQADILVLAAGKMNLVKGDMIKEGTILIDAGINVYDGNIYGDADFESVKDLCSYVTPVPGGVGPVTTAMILKNTLEAFKYAIKST is encoded by the coding sequence ATGATAATTGATGGTAAGGAGATTTCTAAAAAGATAAGAGAAGAGGTAAAAAGAGAGATAAGGGAGTTTGGTTACAAGCCCAGATTAGCGATTTTGATGGCTGGAAATGATGAGTCTTCAAAAGTTTATGCAAACTCTAAAGTTAAAGCTTGTGAAAATGTGGGGATTGAAGCTGAAATCTATTATTTTTCAGAAAGTGAAGAGTCGAAGTTTTTTGACACCTTAAAGTTTTTAAATGAAGATAAAAATACCCACGGCATAATGATAGAAATGCCTCTTCCTAAAAACTTTAATGCTGAATTGGTATACGATACGCTAAATCCTTATAAAGACGTTGATTGCATATCTAATTATAATATGGGAAGGCTTTTTGCTGGAAAACCTCTTTTTGTTCCTTGTACTCCCAAAGCAATTTTACATATTCTAGAAAGTATTGATACTCAATTTGAGGGAAAACACGCAGTTGTAATAGGCAGAAGCAATATTTTAGGAAAACCTGTAGCTAAGCTTTTATTGGATAAAAATTGTACAGTTACGGTATGCCATTCAAAGACAAAAGATTTGGCTTATTATACTAAACAAGCAGACATTTTGGTGTTGGCAGCCGGAAAAATGAATTTGGTAAAGGGAGATATGATTAAAGAAGGGACAATTCTTATAGATGCAGGTATAAACGTTTACGATGGAAATATATATGGAGACGCGGATTTTGAATCTGTAAAAGACTTGTGTTCTTATGTAACACCAGTTCCAGGAGGAGTTGGGCCTGTGACGACAGCTATGATACTTAAAAACACCCTGGAGGCTTTTAAATATGCAATTAAAAGCACTTAA
- the xseA gene encoding exodeoxyribonuclease VII large subunit has protein sequence MQLKALNVSEITDYIKRMMDNDIILRNVRVRGEISNLKYHSTGIYFTLKDEVASLKCVMFNEYSRLLNFTLQDGMSVIATGRITVYEKSGTYQLYVQSIQSEGIGALYLAFNKLKEKLEKEGLFDSDKKEPIPKHPKKIAVVTSPTGAVIRDIITISRRRNPTVDILVVPVLVQGSSAADEICNALRILNKREDIDVIILARGGGSLEEIWPFNEEKVARCIYASRIPVVSAVGHETDFTISDFVADLRAPTPSAAAEIVVPDIKVYQRELFLLKTKLLTLMTAELNRKKKEFEGLKRALYLNSPTKKSEILRHKVENLTASLYNEMLSIYQHKRNDFLILAEKLNSLSPLKVLTRGYTIVLDKQEKVISSVKDIKPYDEIKILFKDGKAKAIVQEVKENE, from the coding sequence ATGCAATTAAAAGCACTTAACGTCAGTGAGATAACGGACTATATCAAGAGAATGATGGACAATGATATAATTTTGAGAAATGTCCGAGTAAGAGGAGAAATCTCTAATTTAAAATATCACAGCACTGGAATATATTTTACTTTAAAGGATGAAGTAGCTTCTTTAAAGTGTGTGATGTTTAATGAATATAGTAGACTTTTAAATTTTACTTTGCAGGACGGTATGTCGGTGATTGCTACAGGTAGAATAACAGTTTATGAAAAAAGCGGTACTTATCAGCTTTATGTGCAGTCTATTCAATCGGAGGGTATTGGGGCTTTATACCTTGCTTTTAATAAGCTTAAAGAGAAACTGGAAAAAGAAGGACTTTTTGATTCTGATAAAAAGGAACCTATCCCTAAACATCCTAAAAAAATTGCTGTGGTGACTTCTCCAACAGGGGCTGTAATACGAGATATAATAACAATTTCGAGAAGGAGAAATCCAACAGTAGACATTTTAGTGGTTCCTGTTTTGGTGCAAGGAAGCTCAGCCGCCGATGAAATATGTAATGCTCTTCGAATTTTGAACAAAAGGGAAGACATTGATGTAATTATTTTAGCAAGGGGTGGAGGTTCATTAGAAGAAATTTGGCCTTTCAATGAAGAAAAAGTGGCAAGATGTATTTATGCATCTCGCATACCAGTTGTTTCTGCTGTAGGCCATGAGACAGACTTTACTATTTCTGATTTTGTGGCAGATTTGAGAGCTCCTACCCCTTCTGCAGCTGCTGAAATTGTAGTACCAGACATAAAAGTTTACCAAAGGGAATTGTTTTTATTAAAAACGAAATTATTAACATTGATGACTGCTGAATTAAATCGCAAGAAAAAAGAATTTGAAGGGCTTAAAAGGGCTTTGTATCTTAATAGCCCCACTAAGAAAAGTGAAATTTTAAGGCATAAAGTTGAAAATTTAACAGCCTCTTTATACAATGAAATGCTTTCTATATACCAACATAAAAGAAATGATTTTTTAATTTTAGCAGAAAAGTTGAATTCTTTAAGTCCTTTAAAAGTACTTACAAGAGGTTATACAATTGTTTTAGATAAGCAAGAAAAAGTTATTTCTTCTGTGAAAGATATAAAACCTTATGATGAAATAAAAATTTTATTTAAAGATGGCAAAGCTAAAGCGATTGTACAAGAGGTGAAAGAGAATGAATGA
- the xseB gene encoding exodeoxyribonuclease VII small subunit, with amino-acid sequence MNEELTFEEEMMRLEEIVNTLEKGNLRLEESFNLFKEGVEISKRLEKRLSEVEGKITLLINENEEIDFKEEEKDV; translated from the coding sequence ATGAATGAGGAATTGACTTTTGAAGAAGAAATGATGAGATTAGAAGAAATTGTAAATACACTAGAAAAAGGAAATTTAAGGTTGGAAGAGTCTTTTAACTTGTTTAAAGAAGGTGTTGAAATTTCTAAGAGATTAGAAAAAAGGTTAAGTGAGGTTGAAGGAAAGATAACCCTTCTCATCAACGAAAATGAAGAAATTGATTTTAAAGAGGAGGAAAAGGATGTTTAA
- a CDS encoding polyprenyl synthetase family protein, which produces MFKEKLREKQQLVEKELHRILDIDEKPEIIYEAMRYSVFAGGKRLRPVLCLSSCELLGGDIKKALPVACAIELIHTYSLIHDDLPAMDNDDLRRGKPTNHKVYGEAIAILAGDGLLNLGYEVLVRHALEHPEDYERILKATNEIATASGCKGIIGGQVVDILSQNTELTYEELKFMHEHKTGALIEASVCAGAYIAGATEEEIHALREYARLIGFAFQIKDDILDVIGEEEKLGKKVGSDKEKGKFTFVNIFGLEKSQEMVVELTQNAIKILDRFGEKAEFLKELSNYLIERVN; this is translated from the coding sequence ATGTTTAAAGAAAAGTTAAGAGAAAAACAACAGCTTGTTGAGAAAGAACTACACAGAATACTTGATATAGATGAAAAACCAGAGATAATTTATGAAGCAATGAGATATAGTGTGTTTGCGGGAGGGAAAAGGTTAAGACCAGTTTTATGCCTTTCTTCTTGTGAGCTTTTAGGAGGAGATATAAAAAAAGCTCTTCCTGTAGCTTGTGCGATTGAACTTATTCATACTTATTCTCTGATTCACGATGACCTTCCAGCCATGGATAATGATGATTTAAGAAGAGGAAAGCCCACGAATCACAAAGTTTATGGGGAAGCTATAGCAATTTTAGCTGGCGATGGGCTTTTAAATTTAGGGTATGAAGTGTTAGTAAGACATGCTTTAGAACATCCTGAAGATTATGAAAGAATATTGAAAGCTACCAATGAAATTGCGACAGCCTCAGGATGTAAAGGAATTATTGGTGGGCAAGTTGTAGATATACTATCTCAGAATACGGAGCTTACTTATGAAGAATTAAAATTTATGCATGAACACAAGACAGGAGCTTTGATAGAAGCCTCTGTTTGCGCAGGAGCTTACATCGCTGGTGCTACAGAAGAAGAGATTCATGCCTTAAGGGAATATGCACGCTTAATAGGTTTTGCTTTTCAAATAAAAGATGATATATTGGATGTAATAGGAGAAGAGGAAAAATTGGGTAAAAAAGTAGGTAGTGATAAAGAAAAAGGCAAGTTTACTTTTGTTAATATTTTTGGATTAGAAAAATCTCAAGAGATGGTTGTAGAGCTTACACAGAATGCTATAAAGATTTTAGATAGGTTTGGAGAAAAAGCAGAGTTTTTAAAAGAGCTTTCCAATTATTTGATTGAAAGAGTAAACTAA
- the dxs gene encoding 1-deoxy-D-xylulose-5-phosphate synthase: MLEQINSPYDLKKIDKKDFPLLCEEIRQFLIEKVSKTGGHLASNLGIVELTVALHYVFNSPVDKIIWDVGHQCYVHKIITGRKDQFDTLRKFNGLSGYTKRTESVHDIFGAGHSSTSISAALGIAKARDLKGEKYSVVAVIGDGALTGGMAFEALNNAGRSKTDLIVVLNHNEMSISENVGSLSLYLSKLRTDPTYNKLKQEVDNLLNIVPPIGKSLHKYIERIKDSVKQLVVPGMFFEEMGFTYLGPIDGHDVDSLIEVLERAKKIKGPILVHVITKKGKGYKFAEKFPDKFHSAAPFDIQTGKFVNEGQATYSDVFGKTLTEMALKDDKIIAITAAMPEGTGLIHFAKLIPERFFDVGIAEQHATTFAAGMAVQGYKPYFAVYSTFLQRAYDQLIHDVCIQKLPVVFAIDRAGIVGEDGETHQGVFDLSYLRPIPNIAIMSPKDANELVEMVKLSRNLDFPVAIRYPRGKAGEFDITRECSIEFGKAELISEGTEIAIFALGRMVGKVLEAKEILKASDLQPFIVNLRFVKPVDEELIFDISNKVKFIVTVEDNVIAGGVGSAILELLNSNGIYKPVLRLGFPDKFIEHGDVENLFKKYNLDAESIANTILQKYKEMR, encoded by the coding sequence ATGTTAGAACAAATTAACAGCCCTTATGATTTAAAAAAAATTGACAAAAAGGACTTTCCACTGCTTTGTGAAGAAATACGCCAGTTTTTAATAGAAAAGGTGTCTAAAACAGGTGGGCATTTAGCTTCAAACCTTGGAATTGTTGAACTTACAGTTGCACTTCACTATGTTTTTAATTCACCTGTTGACAAAATAATTTGGGATGTTGGGCATCAATGTTATGTACATAAAATAATTACAGGTAGGAAAGACCAGTTTGATACTTTAAGGAAATTCAATGGCCTTTCTGGTTATACTAAAAGAACGGAAAGTGTGCATGATATATTTGGAGCAGGTCACAGTAGCACCTCTATATCTGCAGCATTGGGTATTGCCAAGGCAAGAGATTTAAAGGGTGAAAAATATTCTGTTGTAGCGGTAATCGGTGATGGAGCTTTGACAGGTGGCATGGCTTTTGAAGCATTAAATAATGCAGGAAGGTCTAAAACAGATTTGATTGTCGTGCTAAATCACAATGAGATGTCTATTTCGGAAAACGTAGGTAGTTTATCTTTGTATTTAAGTAAACTTAGAACTGACCCTACTTACAACAAATTAAAACAAGAGGTTGATAATTTACTCAATATTGTACCTCCAATAGGAAAAAGCCTTCATAAATACATTGAAAGAATTAAGGATTCTGTAAAACAGTTAGTAGTGCCAGGAATGTTTTTTGAAGAGATGGGCTTTACATATTTAGGACCTATTGACGGACATGACGTTGATAGCCTAATAGAGGTTTTAGAAAGAGCAAAGAAAATAAAAGGACCTATTTTAGTACATGTTATCACAAAAAAAGGCAAAGGCTATAAATTTGCAGAAAAATTTCCTGATAAATTTCATTCTGCAGCTCCTTTTGACATACAAACAGGTAAGTTTGTAAATGAGGGGCAGGCAACTTATTCTGATGTATTTGGGAAGACTCTTACGGAAATGGCATTAAAAGATGACAAAATTATTGCAATAACTGCTGCCATGCCAGAGGGAACAGGGCTTATTCATTTTGCAAAATTGATTCCTGAAAGATTTTTTGATGTAGGAATAGCAGAGCAGCATGCTACTACCTTTGCAGCAGGAATGGCAGTGCAAGGATATAAACCTTATTTTGCAGTGTATTCTACCTTTTTACAAAGAGCTTATGACCAGCTTATACACGATGTATGTATACAAAAATTACCTGTTGTTTTTGCAATTGATAGAGCGGGAATTGTAGGAGAGGATGGAGAAACCCATCAAGGAGTTTTTGACCTATCATATTTGAGGCCTATACCTAATATAGCGATTATGTCTCCTAAAGATGCCAATGAATTAGTTGAAATGGTTAAATTATCAAGAAATCTTGACTTCCCTGTTGCCATAAGGTATCCAAGGGGAAAAGCGGGAGAATTCGATATTACAAGAGAATGCAGTATAGAGTTTGGAAAGGCAGAGTTAATTTCTGAAGGAACAGAAATAGCAATTTTTGCATTAGGAAGAATGGTAGGAAAGGTGTTAGAAGCAAAAGAAATTTTAAAAGCTTCTGATTTGCAACCCTTTATTGTCAATTTGAGATTTGTCAAACCTGTAGATGAAGAGCTGATTTTTGATATCTCAAACAAAGTTAAATTTATTGTTACAGTGGAAGACAATGTCATAGCTGGTGGTGTTGGAAGCGCTATACTCGAGCTTTTAAATTCTAATGGAATATATAAGCCAGTTTTGCGTTTGGGGTTTCCTGATAAATTTATTGAACACGGAGATGTGGAAAACTTGTTTAAAAAATACAATTTAGATGCCGAGTCTATCGCAAATACTATACTACAAAAATATAAGGAAATGAGGTAA
- a CDS encoding TlyA family RNA methyltransferase, with the protein MASKKERLDVLLVQKGFFSSREKAKASIMAGEVYVDGKRIEKAGEFVNIDSSIEVKTNSLPYVSRGGLKLQKAIETFNINVTGKIALDIGASTGGFTDCLLKHGALKVYAVDVGYGQLDWSLRNDPRVINMEKTNIRFLETLPEIVDMITIDVSFISLELVIPSADKFLKPEGDLIALIKPQFEAGREKVGKKGVVRDPAVHREVIEKIVTLFQKFNYGIIDITYSPIKGAEGNIEYLIYGKKGIEKQHNFDITKIVKEAFKNL; encoded by the coding sequence ATGGCTTCAAAAAAAGAAAGATTGGATGTTTTGCTTGTTCAAAAAGGTTTTTTCTCCTCAAGAGAAAAAGCAAAAGCTTCTATTATGGCAGGAGAAGTATATGTTGATGGCAAGAGAATTGAAAAAGCTGGAGAGTTTGTCAACATAGATTCTTCAATTGAAGTAAAAACTAATTCTTTACCTTATGTAAGTAGAGGTGGGCTAAAGTTACAAAAAGCGATAGAAACGTTTAATATTAATGTGACTGGCAAGATTGCCTTAGACATTGGAGCTTCCACAGGAGGTTTTACTGACTGCCTTTTAAAACACGGTGCTTTGAAAGTATATGCTGTAGATGTAGGATACGGGCAATTGGATTGGAGTTTAAGAAATGACCCTCGGGTCATAAACATGGAAAAGACTAATATAAGATTTTTAGAGACATTGCCTGAAATAGTGGACATGATCACAATAGACGTTTCTTTTATCTCCCTTGAACTTGTTATACCTTCTGCAGATAAATTTTTAAAACCAGAGGGAGATTTGATAGCTTTAATAAAACCTCAATTTGAAGCAGGGAGAGAAAAAGTAGGTAAAAAAGGCGTCGTGAGAGACCCGGCTGTTCATAGGGAAGTGATTGAAAAAATTGTGACTTTGTTTCAAAAGTTTAACTACGGTATAATAGATATTACCTATTCTCCTATAAAAGGGGCAGAAGGCAATATAGAATATTTAATTTACGGCAAAAAGGGAATTGAAAAGCAACACAATTTTGACATTACGAAAATTGTAAAAGAGGCATTTAAAAATTTGTAG
- a CDS encoding NAD(+)/NADH kinase has protein sequence MKKVGVIPNINKDKDLEVTKSVVKWLLEHGSEPYLNEIVASKMGYDEYGRKSTDIYSKCDFIIALGGDGTILNVARLCAPFDTPIFAVNLGHLGFLTEVDVNEVFVSLDKIYKGEYTVEKRMMLEANVVKNDMEIINFRALNDIVITRGAFSRMARINTYVNNNYVDTYLADGVIIATPTGSTAYSLSAGGPIVYPTVEVIIITPICPHTLYSRSIIVSREDVLRLEISEENQDLMITTDGQQGYKLDYRDIIYIKKSNEYTNLIKVKNTNFFDLLRDKLTER, from the coding sequence ATGAAAAAAGTCGGTGTAATTCCAAATATTAATAAAGATAAAGACTTAGAAGTGACAAAATCTGTAGTAAAATGGCTATTGGAGCATGGTTCTGAACCATATCTTAACGAAATAGTTGCGTCTAAAATGGGTTATGATGAATACGGTAGAAAATCTACAGATATATATAGTAAATGCGATTTTATAATTGCTTTAGGTGGAGATGGTACTATTTTAAATGTTGCAAGGCTTTGTGCGCCTTTTGACACGCCTATTTTTGCCGTGAATTTAGGTCATCTTGGATTTCTTACGGAAGTAGATGTAAATGAGGTGTTTGTTTCTTTAGATAAAATATATAAAGGAGAATATACAGTAGAAAAAAGGATGATGCTAGAGGCAAATGTAGTTAAAAATGATATGGAGATTATTAATTTTAGAGCTTTGAATGATATTGTCATTACAAGAGGAGCTTTTTCAAGAATGGCTCGTATAAATACCTATGTCAATAATAACTATGTAGATACTTATTTAGCAGATGGAGTAATAATTGCAACTCCTACTGGTTCAACTGCTTATTCACTTTCAGCAGGAGGTCCTATTGTATATCCTACAGTAGAAGTTATAATAATAACACCTATATGTCCCCATACTTTATATTCAAGGTCTATAATAGTTTCACGAGAGGATGTCCTCAGGTTGGAAATAAGCGAAGAGAATCAAGATTTAATGATAACAACCGACGGACAACAGGGATATAAACTTGATTATAGAGATATAATTTACATTAAAAAAAGCAATGAATATACCAATCTTATAAAAGTAAAAAATACCAATTTTTTTGACTTATTGAGGGACAAACTTACAGAAAGATAA
- a CDS encoding transposase, whose amino-acid sequence MYQLQLLLNIPELFTSLSKIDFYSSMFKNLDLSSIPEFPSSSPGRKGYSHHAMFRAFIVMKAERFGTISDLLDYLRNNLIIAHLCGFNILKPLPSYWTFRRFINEFSHDYLTSIFQNQVNILKNMGIISGEFISMDSTPIKANTKLNNPKSFSKNKFSKDNQPKSDKDCKLGVYSASNDSSNKRYKFYWGYKNHIIVDAISGLPIAETTTPADVPDFEVALSLLEKTNKWFNLKYVNFIADKGYDVKRVYNFVRDTLHGHCFIPLNKRNSKSPPLTDDGYMVCEAGIKMLKDGKQYFDGFIKQKFVCKFCNSKDDSACPIKHPKYFNGKKHRGCTKYAIISSDYRSSINRDSLYFKAVYRLRVESERYNSRFKALDFEKAYVRNINSVSNLNTFGHITLLTVAIVAIKLGKFDEFKSLSALMQSA is encoded by the coding sequence ATGTACCAGCTTCAATTGCTTTTAAATATACCTGAACTCTTTACTTCTCTGTCTAAAATTGATTTCTATTCTTCTATGTTTAAAAATCTAGACTTGTCTTCAATACCTGAATTCCCTTCCTCTAGTCCTGGCCGTAAGGGTTATTCTCATCATGCAATGTTTAGAGCTTTTATTGTTATGAAAGCTGAAAGATTCGGTACAATTTCTGACCTTTTAGATTATCTCCGCAATAATCTTATCATTGCTCATCTTTGTGGCTTTAACATCCTTAAACCTCTTCCTTCTTATTGGACTTTCCGCCGTTTTATTAATGAGTTCTCTCATGATTATTTGACCTCTATCTTTCAAAATCAAGTCAATATCCTCAAAAATATGGGCATTATCTCTGGTGAGTTTATTTCCATGGACTCTACCCCTATTAAAGCTAACACTAAGTTAAATAACCCTAAGTCTTTTTCTAAAAATAAATTCTCTAAAGATAATCAGCCTAAGTCTGATAAGGATTGTAAATTAGGCGTTTATTCTGCTTCTAATGATTCTTCTAATAAACGTTATAAGTTTTATTGGGGCTATAAAAATCATATTATTGTTGATGCTATCTCTGGATTACCTATCGCTGAAACTACTACTCCCGCTGATGTCCCCGATTTTGAAGTTGCTTTGTCTTTACTTGAAAAGACTAATAAGTGGTTTAACCTTAAGTATGTTAATTTTATTGCCGATAAGGGGTATGATGTTAAGAGAGTTTATAATTTTGTTAGAGATACTCTCCATGGTCATTGTTTTATTCCTCTTAACAAGCGTAATTCTAAAAGTCCCCCACTGACTGATGATGGTTATATGGTTTGTGAAGCAGGTATTAAAATGCTCAAAGACGGCAAGCAGTATTTTGATGGTTTTATTAAGCAAAAATTTGTTTGCAAGTTCTGTAATTCTAAAGATGACTCTGCCTGCCCTATAAAGCATCCTAAATATTTTAATGGCAAAAAGCATAGAGGCTGTACTAAGTATGCTATTATATCTTCTGATTATAGGTCTTCTATTAATAGAGACTCCCTATATTTTAAGGCTGTCTATAGACTAAGAGTAGAATCAGAAAGATATAATTCTCGATTTAAAGCTCTAGATTTTGAAAAGGCTTATGTTAGAAATATTAATTCTGTCAGCAACCTTAATACTTTTGGCCATATTACTTTGCTTACTGTCGCTATTGTAGCTATTAAACTGGGTAAATTTGATGAGTTTAAGTCTCTTAGTGCTCTGATGCAATCGGCTTAA
- a CDS encoding arginine repressor — MMKIARHAKILEIISEKEIETQEELAAELQKQGIDVTQATVSRDIKELRLIKVLTEDGKRYKYAPMGKVDSHITDRLMTLLSESIVSVDYAGNIIAIKTLSGTAPAAAEAIDTLNWKDIVGTLAGDNTIFVLVRNEEAVQELLEKFRKLVK; from the coding sequence ATGATGAAAATAGCTCGACACGCAAAAATTCTTGAAATAATCTCTGAAAAAGAAATTGAAACACAGGAAGAGTTAGCAGCTGAACTTCAAAAACAAGGTATTGATGTGACTCAAGCGACTGTGTCAAGAGATATAAAAGAATTGAGACTGATAAAAGTTTTAACAGAGGATGGAAAAAGATATAAATACGCCCCGATGGGAAAAGTAGATAGCCATATTACAGATAGACTAATGACTTTATTATCTGAGTCTATAGTGAGCGTGGATTATGCTGGAAATATCATAGCTATAAAAACGTTATCAGGCACAGCTCCCGCAGCAGCAGAGGCGATTGATACATTAAATTGGAAAGATATAGTTGGAACTTTAGCAGGTGACAATACCATTTTTGTTTTAGTGAGAAATGAAGAAGCTGTTCAAGAGCTATTGGAGAAATTCAGAAAGTTAGTTAAGTGA